In a genomic window of Homo sapiens chromosome 22, GRCh38.p14 Primary Assembly:
- the DESI1 gene encoding desumoylating isopeptidase 1 isoform X1, with protein MSIVPRLRSPDLWHTSIVVHKDEFFFGSGGISSCPPGGTLLGPPDSVVDVGSTEVTEEIFLEYLSSLGESLFRGEAYNLFEHNCNTFSNEVAQFLTGRKIPSYITDLPSEVLSTPFGQALRPLLDSIQIQPPGGSSVGRPNGQS; from the exons atgtcaatagtgccaagattGAGAAGCCCTGATCTGTG GCACACATCCATAGTTGTGCACAAGGATGAGTTCTTCTTCGGCAGTGGTGGTATCTCCAGCTGCCCCCCG GGAGGGACATTGCTTGGGCCTCCAGACTCTGTGGTTGATGTGGGGAGTACAGAAGTCACAGAAGAAATCTTTCTGGAGTACCTCTCCTCCCTGGGGGAGTCCCTGTTCCG AGGTGAGGCCTACAACCTCTTTGAACACAATTGTAACACCTTCAGCAACGAAGTGGCACAGTTCCTGACTGGGCGGAAGATTCCTTCTTACATCACAGACCTGCCCTCTGAAGTTCTCTCCAC GCCCTTTGGACAGGCACTTCGGCCCCTCCTGGACTCCATTCAGATCCAGCCTCCAGGAGGGAGCTCCGTGGGCAGACCCAACGGCCAGAGCTAA